The Antarcticibacterium sp. 1MA-6-2 genome has a window encoding:
- the eno gene encoding phosphopyruvate hydratase, which yields MSTIINIHARQIFDSRGNPTVEVDVLTENGTLGRAAVPSGASTGEHEAVELRDGGKEFMGKGVSKAVENVNNDIAEELLGYSVFDQNLIDQVMIELDGTPNKAKLGANAILGVSLAVAKAAANELNMPLYRYIGGVSANTLPVPMMNIINGGSHSDAPIAFQEFMVMPVKAESFSKALQMGTEIFHNLKKVLHDRGLSTAVGDEGGFAPTLDGTEDALDTILLAIEKAGYKGGDEVMIALDCAAAEFYVNGKYDYTKFEGESGKVRSSQEQAEYLAELASKYPIISIEDGMDENDWEGWKALTDKVGDKVQLVGDDLFVTNVERLSRGIKEGIANSILIKVNQIGTLTETIAAVNMAKNAGYTCVMSHRSGETEDNTIADLAVALNTGQIKTGSASRSDRMAKYNQLLRIEEELESVAFYPQKKAFKI from the coding sequence ATGAGTACAATAATTAATATTCACGCGAGGCAAATTTTTGATTCAAGAGGTAATCCAACAGTAGAGGTTGATGTTTTAACCGAGAATGGAACTTTGGGAAGAGCTGCTGTTCCTTCAGGAGCTTCTACGGGTGAACATGAAGCAGTTGAACTGCGGGACGGTGGTAAAGAATTTATGGGCAAAGGTGTCTCCAAAGCTGTTGAAAATGTGAATAATGATATTGCTGAAGAACTTTTAGGCTACTCTGTCTTCGATCAAAATTTAATTGATCAGGTTATGATAGAGCTTGACGGCACACCCAATAAAGCCAAACTTGGAGCTAATGCTATCCTTGGCGTTTCCCTGGCAGTAGCAAAAGCTGCTGCGAATGAACTAAATATGCCTTTGTATAGATATATAGGAGGAGTAAGTGCCAATACACTTCCCGTGCCTATGATGAATATTATAAATGGAGGGTCTCACAGTGATGCCCCTATTGCTTTCCAGGAGTTCATGGTTATGCCTGTTAAAGCTGAAAGTTTTTCAAAGGCACTTCAAATGGGTACAGAGATCTTTCATAACTTAAAGAAAGTTCTGCACGATAGAGGGTTAAGTACAGCAGTTGGTGATGAAGGAGGTTTTGCACCAACCCTTGATGGTACTGAAGATGCATTAGATACAATTCTACTTGCTATAGAAAAAGCGGGTTATAAAGGTGGAGATGAAGTAATGATTGCTTTGGATTGTGCTGCTGCGGAATTTTATGTGAACGGAAAATATGACTACACCAAATTTGAGGGTGAGAGTGGAAAAGTAAGAAGTAGCCAGGAACAAGCTGAATATTTAGCTGAACTGGCTTCAAAATATCCAATTATCTCTATTGAAGATGGTATGGATGAAAATGACTGGGAAGGCTGGAAAGCTTTGACAGATAAAGTGGGAGATAAGGTTCAGTTAGTAGGCGATGACTTGTTTGTTACCAACGTTGAAAGATTATCAAGAGGAATTAAGGAAGGAATTGCAAATTCAATTCTTATCAAAGTCAATCAAATTGGGACTTTAACCGAGACTATTGCTGCAGTAAACATGGCTAAAAATGCCGGGTACACGTGTGTTATGTCGCACCGTTCAGGTGAAACTGAAGACAATACGATCGCCGATCTTGCAGTAGCATTAAACACAGGACAAATTAAAACAGGTTCTGCTTCCAGAAGTGACAGGATGGCAAAATATAATCAACTTTTGCGTATCGAAGAGGAATTGGAGAGTGTTGCTTTTTATCCGCAGAAAAAAGCCTTTAAAATCTAA
- the rplQ gene encoding 50S ribosomal protein L17 codes for MRHGKKINHLGRKTAHRKSMLANMACSLIEHKRINTTVAKAKALKQFVEPLVTKSKEDTTHNRRLVFTKLRSKDSVAELFRDVAPKVGDRPGGYTRIIKLGNRLGDNADMALIELVDYNEIYNTTKPEKKKSTRRAGRGKKATTDAASAPQDESKSEAENTEAKSEAKEDKKDE; via the coding sequence ATGAGACACGGAAAAAAAATAAATCACTTAGGTAGAAAAACTGCACACCGTAAGTCAATGTTGGCAAATATGGCGTGTTCCCTAATTGAGCATAAAAGAATAAACACTACTGTGGCTAAAGCAAAAGCTTTGAAGCAGTTTGTAGAGCCTTTGGTAACAAAGTCTAAAGAAGATACTACACATAACCGAAGATTGGTTTTCACTAAACTTCGAAGTAAAGATTCTGTAGCGGAATTATTTAGAGATGTAGCTCCTAAAGTTGGAGACCGTCCGGGAGGATATACCAGGATTATCAAATTAGGTAACCGTCTTGGAGATAATGCAGATATGGCACTTATCGAGCTCGTAGATTATAACGAAATTTATAACACTACAAAGCCAGAGAAGAAGAAATCTACTCGTAGAGCTGGTAGAGGTAAAAAAGCCACTACTGATGCTGCTTCTGCACCGCAAGATGAGTCAAAATCTGAAGCAGAAAATACTGAAGCTAAATCAGAAGCTAAAGAAGACAAAAAAGACGAATAG
- a CDS encoding DNA-directed RNA polymerase subunit alpha translates to MAILNFQKPDKVIMIDSTDFEGKFEFRPLEPGYGLTVGNALRRVLLSSLEGFAITSVRIEGVDHEFSTIPGVVEDVTEIILNLKQVRFKRQIDEIDNEAVTISVSGQDQLTAGHFQKFISGFQILNPDLVICNLDKKVSFNMELTVEKGRGYVPAEENKKANAPLGTIFTDSVYTPIKNVKYSIENYRVEQKTDYEKLVFEIISDGSIHPKEALTEAAKTLIHHFMLFSDERITLEADEIAQTETYDEESLHMRQLLKTKLVDMDLSVRALNCLKAAEVDTLGDLVSYNKNDLMKFRNFGKKSLTELEELVNNKGLNFGMDLSKYKLDKD, encoded by the coding sequence ATGGCAATACTAAATTTTCAGAAGCCCGATAAAGTTATAATGATTGATTCCACCGATTTCGAAGGGAAATTTGAATTTCGCCCTTTGGAACCAGGTTATGGATTAACCGTTGGTAACGCTTTAAGAAGAGTACTGTTATCATCATTAGAAGGATTCGCAATTACCTCAGTTCGCATTGAAGGTGTTGATCACGAGTTCTCTACTATCCCTGGCGTGGTAGAAGATGTTACAGAAATAATATTAAACCTTAAACAAGTGAGGTTTAAAAGGCAGATTGATGAAATAGACAACGAAGCCGTTACCATTTCTGTTTCTGGTCAGGATCAGCTTACAGCAGGACATTTCCAAAAATTCATTTCAGGTTTTCAAATCTTAAACCCTGATCTTGTAATTTGTAACCTTGATAAAAAAGTGAGCTTTAATATGGAGCTTACTGTTGAAAAAGGTAGAGGATATGTTCCCGCAGAAGAAAACAAAAAAGCTAACGCACCTTTAGGTACTATTTTTACTGATTCGGTTTACACTCCGATTAAGAATGTGAAATATAGCATTGAGAACTATCGTGTAGAACAAAAAACAGATTATGAAAAACTGGTTTTTGAAATTATAAGCGATGGATCTATTCACCCTAAAGAGGCTTTAACTGAAGCTGCAAAAACTTTGATTCACCACTTTATGTTGTTCTCTGATGAGAGAATAACTCTTGAGGCCGATGAAATAGCACAGACTGAAACTTATGATGAAGAATCTCTTCACATGAGACAGTTGCTAAAGACAAAGTTAGTAGATATGGATCTTTCTGTAAGAGCACTAAACTGCTTAAAGGCTGCCGAAGTAGATACTTTGGGAGATTTAGTATCCTACAATAAGAACGACTTGATGAAGTTCCGAAACTTTGGTAAAAAATCTTTGACAGAGCTTGAAGAGCTTGTAAACAACAAAGGTTTAAACTTTGGTATGGATCTGTCAAAATATAAATTGGACAAAGACTAA
- the rpsD gene encoding 30S ribosomal protein S4 — MARYTGPKTKIARKFGEAIFGDDKSFEKRNYPPGQHGNNRRRGKKSEYAIQLMEKQKAKYTYGVLERQFRNMFEKATRANGITGEVLLQLCESRLDNVVYRMGISPSRRGARQLVSHRHITVNGEIVNIPSYQLNPGDVVAVREKSKSLDAIQSSLSNSSATYEWITWNNDTKQGTFVSVPGRVQIPENINEQFIVELYSK, encoded by the coding sequence ATGGCAAGATATACTGGTCCAAAGACTAAAATAGCTCGAAAATTTGGTGAAGCTATTTTCGGAGACGATAAGTCTTTTGAAAAGAGAAATTACCCTCCGGGGCAACACGGTAACAACCGTAGAAGAGGTAAAAAATCTGAATACGCTATCCAGTTAATGGAAAAGCAAAAAGCTAAATATACTTATGGTGTATTGGAGCGCCAATTCAGAAATATGTTTGAAAAAGCAACACGTGCTAATGGAATTACAGGTGAGGTGCTTTTACAATTATGTGAATCTAGACTTGACAATGTAGTATATAGAATGGGAATTTCCCCTTCTCGTCGTGGAGCAAGACAATTGGTTTCACACAGGCATATTACAGTTAATGGAGAGATTGTAAACATTCCTTCATACCAATTAAATCCTGGTGATGTAGTTGCAGTTAGAGAGAAGTCTAAATCTTTGGACGCAATCCAAAGTTCACTTTCTAATTCAAGTGCTACTTACGAATGGATTACCTGGAACAACGATACTAAACAAGGAACTTTTGTTTCTGTACCTGGTAGAGTTCAAATTCCGGAAAACATAAATGAACAATTCATCGTCGAATTATATTCGAAGTAA
- the rpsK gene encoding 30S ribosomal protein S11 produces the protein MAKAKTAQKKRKVIVESNGEAHVTASFNNIIISLTNKKGDLISWSSACKMGFRGSKKNTPYAAQLAAEDASKVAHEAGLRKVKVYVKGPGNGRESAIRSIHNAGIEVTEIVDVTPLPHNGCRPPKRRRV, from the coding sequence ATGGCAAAAGCAAAAACCGCTCAAAAGAAACGTAAAGTAATCGTTGAGTCTAATGGAGAAGCGCATGTTACTGCTTCTTTCAATAATATAATTATTTCTTTAACAAACAAGAAGGGTGATTTAATTTCCTGGTCTTCTGCTTGTAAAATGGGCTTTAGAGGATCTAAGAAAAACACTCCCTACGCTGCGCAGTTAGCTGCTGAGGATGCATCTAAAGTTGCACACGAAGCAGGTTTACGTAAGGTAAAGGTGTATGTTAAAGGGCCTGGGAACGGAAGGGAATCTGCAATAAGATCTATTCATAATGCTGGGATTGAAGTAACAGAAATTGTTGATGTTACTCCACTACCACATAATGGATGTCGTCCTCCAAAAAGACGTAGAGTTTAA
- the rpsM gene encoding 30S ribosomal protein S13, which yields MARIAGVDIPKQKRGVIALTYIFGIGKSRAQQILKDSNVDESKKVSDWDDDEIGRIRDAVGAFKIEGELRSEVQMSIKRLMDIGSYRGIRHRSGLPLRGQRTKNNSRTRKGRRKTVANKKKATK from the coding sequence ATGGCTAGAATTGCAGGTGTTGATATACCAAAACAAAAACGAGGAGTTATAGCATTAACCTATATCTTCGGAATTGGCAAAAGCAGGGCGCAACAGATCCTGAAAGATTCCAATGTAGATGAGAGCAAGAAAGTTTCAGATTGGGACGATGATGAAATCGGCCGAATTCGTGATGCAGTTGGAGCTTTCAAAATTGAAGGTGAATTACGTTCAGAAGTACAAATGAGTATTAAACGTCTTATGGACATTGGATCTTACCGTGGTATTCGCCACCGTTCCGGTCTTCCTTTAAGAGGTCAACGTACTAAGAACAATTCCAGAACACGTAAAGGAAGAAGAAAAACAGTTGCTAACAAGAAGAAAGCGACTAAATAA
- the ykgO gene encoding type B 50S ribosomal protein L36: MKVRASVKKRSAECKIVRRKGRLYVINKKNPKFKQRQG, translated from the coding sequence ATGAAAGTTAGAGCATCAGTTAAAAAAAGAAGTGCCGAGTGCAAAATTGTGCGTAGAAAAGGCAGACTTTACGTGATAAACAAAAAGAATCCTAAATTCAAACAAAGACAAGGATAA
- the infA gene encoding translation initiation factor IF-1 encodes MAKQSAIEQDGTIIEALSNAMFRVELENGHVVTAHISGKMRMHYIKLLPGDKVKLEMSPYDLSKARITYRY; translated from the coding sequence ATGGCAAAACAATCAGCAATAGAGCAGGACGGAACGATAATTGAAGCATTATCAAATGCTATGTTTCGTGTAGAACTTGAGAATGGTCATGTGGTGACCGCTCATATTTCGGGAAAGATGCGTATGCACTATATTAAATTATTACCCGGAGACAAAGTAAAATTAGAAATGAGTCCTTATGATCTATCTAAGGCTCGAATAACTTACAGATACTAA
- the rplO gene encoding 50S ribosomal protein L15, whose amino-acid sequence MDLSNLKPAKGSVQSNSKRVGRGEGSGKGGTSTRGHKGAKSRSGYSKKIGFEGGQMPLQRRVPKFGFNNINRKQYQGINLDTLQSLVDEGRITDTVDMKVLVENGLANKNELVKILGRGELKAKLKISVHKFTASAKEAIEAAGGEVVTL is encoded by the coding sequence ATGGATTTAAGTAACTTAAAACCTGCGAAGGGTTCAGTTCAAAGTAACAGTAAGCGTGTAGGTAGGGGAGAAGGATCTGGAAAAGGTGGAACTTCTACCCGTGGACACAAAGGGGCAAAATCCCGTTCTGGTTACTCTAAGAAAATTGGATTTGAAGGTGGTCAAATGCCACTTCAACGTAGGGTGCCTAAGTTTGGCTTTAACAACATCAACCGTAAACAATATCAGGGTATTAATCTGGATACGCTTCAGTCTCTTGTAGACGAAGGCAGGATTACTGATACTGTAGATATGAAAGTATTGGTTGAAAATGGTCTGGCTAACAAAAATGAGCTGGTAAAGATATTAGGTAGAGGAGAATTGAAAGCAAAGTTGAAAATATCTGTTCATAAATTTACTGCCTCAGCAAAGGAAGCTATTGAAGCAGCCGGAGGTGAAGTTGTTACTTTATAA
- the rpmD gene encoding 50S ribosomal protein L30 codes for MGKIKVTLVKSAIKRPKNQKLNLEALGLRKMNQVVEHENTPNVLGMVNKVKHLVSVEETK; via the coding sequence ATGGGAAAAATAAAAGTTACATTGGTTAAGAGCGCTATAAAGCGTCCTAAAAATCAAAAGCTTAATTTAGAGGCCCTTGGTCTTAGGAAAATGAACCAGGTTGTTGAGCACGAGAATACGCCCAATGTACTTGGAATGGTAAACAAAGTTAAACACTTAGTCTCTGTAGAGGAGACCAAATAA
- the rplR gene encoding 50S ribosomal protein L18, whose protein sequence is MAVSKTDRRNKIKKRIRKDITGTQSRPRLAVFRSNKEIYAQIVDDVEGKTLVAASSRDKDVTSAEGSKIEKAALVGKALAEKAKQAGIETISFDRGGYLYHGRVKSLADGAREGGLKF, encoded by the coding sequence ATGGCAGTTTCAAAGACAGATAGACGAAATAAGATAAAGAAGAGAATCCGTAAGGATATTACTGGTACTCAAAGTAGACCAAGATTGGCAGTTTTCCGAAGCAATAAAGAAATTTATGCTCAGATAGTTGACGATGTTGAGGGAAAAACTTTGGTAGCAGCTTCTTCAAGAGATAAAGATGTAACATCAGCCGAAGGTAGCAAAATTGAAAAAGCTGCACTGGTTGGTAAAGCTCTTGCTGAAAAAGCAAAACAAGCCGGAATAGAAACTATTTCTTTTGACAGAGGTGGGTATTTATATCACGGAAGAGTTAAATCATTGGCAGATGGTGCCCGTGAAGGAGGACTAAAATTCTAA
- the rplF gene encoding 50S ribosomal protein L6: MSRIGKNPITIPEGVTVDVKDGMVTVKGKLGELTQEFSDIDIKIEDGIITFERFSDKKDQKAKHGLYRALVNNMIEGVSKGWTKQLELVGVGYRASNQGNKLDLAIGYSHNIVFELAPEVTVETVSDKGKNPIVKLTSYDKQLVGQVASKIRSFRAPEPYKGKGIKFVGEQLRRKAGKSA; encoded by the coding sequence ATGTCAAGAATAGGTAAAAATCCAATCACGATTCCAGAAGGCGTCACAGTTGACGTAAAGGATGGAATGGTGACTGTAAAAGGAAAATTAGGAGAATTAACTCAGGAATTTAGTGACATCGACATTAAAATTGAAGATGGAATTATTACTTTTGAGCGATTTTCTGATAAGAAGGACCAAAAAGCTAAACACGGGTTATATCGTGCATTAGTGAATAATATGATCGAGGGAGTGTCTAAAGGCTGGACAAAACAGCTGGAATTAGTAGGTGTAGGTTATCGTGCATCAAACCAGGGAAACAAATTAGATCTGGCTATAGGATATTCTCACAATATTGTTTTTGAACTAGCGCCGGAAGTTACAGTAGAAACAGTTTCAGATAAAGGAAAAAATCCTATCGTGAAATTGACTTCTTACGACAAGCAACTTGTTGGCCAGGTAGCATCTAAAATTCGTTCCTTCCGTGCTCCAGAGCCTTACAAAGGAAAAGGAATTAAGTTCGTTGGAGAGCAATTAAGAAGAAAAGCAGGTAAATCAGCTTAA
- the rplE gene encoding 50S ribosomal protein L5 codes for MAYVPRLKQEYKERVISALTEEFSYSNVMQVPKLEKIVLSRGVGAAVADKKLIDHAVDELTAITGQKAVSTISKKDVASFKLRKGMPIGAKVTLRGERMYEFLDRLITSALPRVRDFNGIKATGFDGRGNYNLGVTEQIIFPEIDIDKVNRINGMDITFVTTASTDKEAKSLLTELGLPFKKN; via the coding sequence ATGGCATACGTACCAAGACTTAAACAAGAGTATAAAGAGAGAGTGATCTCTGCTCTTACAGAAGAATTCAGTTACTCCAATGTAATGCAGGTGCCAAAACTTGAAAAAATAGTTTTGAGCCGTGGTGTTGGAGCCGCTGTTGCAGACAAGAAACTTATTGATCATGCAGTAGATGAATTAACTGCTATCACTGGTCAAAAAGCCGTATCCACCATTTCTAAAAAGGATGTTGCGTCTTTTAAACTTCGTAAAGGGATGCCTATTGGGGCAAAAGTTACTTTACGCGGAGAAAGAATGTATGAGTTCCTTGACCGTTTAATTACATCAGCTCTTCCAAGGGTTCGTGATTTTAATGGTATTAAAGCAACCGGATTTGACGGTAGAGGTAATTACAATTTAGGTGTTACCGAACAAATTATATTTCCTGAGATCGATATCGATAAGGTAAATAGAATTAATGGTATGGATATTACCTTCGTTACTACTGCAAGTACAGATAAGGAAGCGAAATCATTATTAACGGAACTAGGTTTACCATTTAAAAAGAATTAA
- the rplN gene encoding 50S ribosomal protein L14, translating into MVQQESRLRVADNTGAKEVLAIRVLGGTNRRYASVGDKIVVSVKEATPNGNIKKGAVSTAVVVRTKKEVRRPDGSYIRFDDNACVLLNPAGEMRGTRVFGPVARELRDKQFMKIVSLAPEVL; encoded by the coding sequence ATGGTACAACAAGAGTCTAGATTAAGAGTAGCAGACAATACCGGAGCCAAAGAAGTTTTGGCTATTAGAGTATTGGGCGGTACAAATAGGAGATACGCTTCTGTTGGGGACAAAATAGTTGTCAGTGTAAAAGAAGCTACACCCAATGGAAACATTAAGAAGGGTGCAGTTTCTACAGCAGTCGTAGTTCGTACCAAAAAAGAAGTACGTCGACCAGACGGATCGTATATCCGTTTTGATGACAATGCTTGTGTTCTTTTGAATCCGGCTGGTGAAATGCGCGGTACCCGTGTATTTGGACCAGTGGCCAGAGAACTTCGTGATAAGCAATTCATGAAGATTGTATCATTAGCACCAGAAGTGCTTTAA
- the rpsQ gene encoding 30S ribosomal protein S17, which translates to MEKRNLRKERIGVVTSNKMQKSIVVSEVKKVKHPMYGKFVLKTKKYVAHDETNDCNIGDTVKIMETRPLSKSKCWRLVEIIERAK; encoded by the coding sequence ATGGAAAAAAGAAATTTAAGAAAAGAACGTATAGGTGTAGTAACCAGTAACAAAATGCAGAAATCTATTGTAGTTTCTGAAGTTAAAAAGGTAAAGCACCCCATGTATGGAAAATTCGTATTAAAAACGAAGAAATATGTGGCACACGACGAGACAAATGACTGCAACATTGGAGATACAGTAAAAATAATGGAGACTCGTCCATTGAGTAAATCTAAATGTTGGAGATTAGTAGAAATAATTGAAAGAGCAAAATAA
- the rpmC gene encoding 50S ribosomal protein L29 — protein sequence MKQSEVRELSVAELQEKLGETRKAYADLKMAHAVSPLENPIQLRAVRRSIARLATELNKREQQ from the coding sequence ATGAAACAATCAGAAGTAAGAGAATTATCTGTAGCAGAATTGCAGGAAAAACTTGGTGAGACCAGGAAAGCATACGCAGATTTAAAAATGGCTCACGCAGTATCGCCATTAGAGAACCCAATACAGCTTAGAGCCGTAAGAAGATCTATAGCGAGACTTGCTACAGAGTTAAACAAAAGAGAACAACAATAA
- the rplP gene encoding 50S ribosomal protein L16, protein MLQPKRTKYRKMQKGRMKGVSQRGHRLSNGTFGIKSLDSEFLTARQIEAARIAATRYMKREGSLWIKIFPDKPITKKPLEVRMGKGKGAVEYWAAVVKPGRILFEIGGVPYDVAKEALRLAAQKLPVKTKFIVARDYQA, encoded by the coding sequence ATGTTACAGCCTAAAAGAACAAAATATCGCAAGATGCAAAAAGGCCGTATGAAAGGTGTTTCTCAAAGAGGACACAGACTTTCAAACGGTACCTTCGGGATCAAATCTTTGGACTCGGAATTCCTTACTGCACGTCAAATAGAAGCCGCACGTATTGCTGCTACCCGTTATATGAAGAGGGAAGGTTCATTATGGATTAAAATATTTCCAGATAAGCCTATTACAAAAAAGCCTCTTGAAGTACGTATGGGTAAAGGTAAAGGTGCCGTGGAATATTGGGCAGCAGTTGTAAAACCGGGAAGGATCCTTTTTGAAATAGGAGGAGTTCCTTATGATGTTGCAAAAGAGGCATTACGTCTTGCAGCCCAGAAGCTTCCGGTTAAAACTAAGTTTATTGTAGCTAGAGATTATCAAGCTTAA
- the rpsC gene encoding 30S ribosomal protein S3 has translation MGQKTNPIGNRLGIIRGWESNWYGGNDYGDKLAEDDKIRKYIHARLSKASVSRVIIERTLKLITVTITTARPGIIIGKGGQEVDKLKEELKKITDKEVQINIFEIKRPELDAHLVASSVARQIENRISYRRAIKMAIAAAMRMNAEGIKIQISGRLNGAEMARSEGYKDGRIPLSTFRADIDYALVEAHTTYGRLGVKVWIMKGEVYGKRELSPLVGMAKKQGGAAKSDRPARGGNNKARRRK, from the coding sequence ATGGGACAGAAAACAAATCCAATCGGGAATCGCCTTGGTATCATTAGAGGATGGGAGTCCAACTGGTACGGAGGAAATGACTACGGTGATAAACTTGCCGAAGACGATAAGATTAGAAAATACATCCATGCTCGTTTATCTAAAGCGAGTGTATCCAGGGTAATTATTGAGCGTACCCTTAAACTTATAACCGTTACTATCACCACTGCCCGTCCCGGTATCATTATTGGGAAAGGTGGACAGGAGGTAGATAAGTTAAAAGAAGAGCTTAAAAAAATTACCGATAAGGAAGTTCAAATCAACATCTTTGAAATTAAAAGACCTGAACTTGATGCTCACCTGGTAGCTAGCAGTGTTGCAAGACAAATAGAGAATCGTATCTCTTACCGTCGTGCAATAAAGATGGCTATTGCGGCTGCAATGAGGATGAATGCTGAAGGAATAAAAATTCAGATTTCAGGAAGGTTGAATGGGGCAGAAATGGCTCGTTCTGAAGGTTACAAAGATGGAAGAATTCCCTTGTCAACTTTTAGAGCCGATATTGATTATGCTTTAGTTGAGGCCCATACTACTTATGGTAGACTTGGTGTTAAAGTGTGGATCATGAAAGGTGAGGTTTATGGTAAGAGAGAGCTTTCCCCGCTTGTTGGTATGGCCAAGAAGCAAGGAGGAGCGGCAAAATCTGATAGACCAGCACGAGGTGGAAATAACAAAGCACGTCGTAGAAAGTAA
- the rplV gene encoding 50S ribosomal protein L22, with translation MGVRKREKAEQTKEAKKQIAFAKLNNCPTSPRKMRLVADLVRGEKVERALHILKFSSKDASRKLEKLLLSAIANWQAKNEDASIEDAELFVSEIRVDGGSMLKRLRPAPQGRAHRIRKRSNHVTLVLGANNNTQS, from the coding sequence ATGGGAGTTCGTAAAAGAGAAAAAGCAGAGCAAACAAAAGAAGCTAAAAAACAAATAGCTTTTGCAAAACTGAATAACTGCCCTACTTCGCCAAGAAAAATGCGCTTAGTTGCAGATTTAGTTCGTGGTGAAAAAGTAGAAAGAGCGCTTCATATATTGAAATTTAGCTCTAAAGATGCTTCACGCAAATTGGAAAAGTTATTGCTTTCTGCAATTGCAAACTGGCAGGCTAAGAATGAAGATGCCAGTATCGAAGATGCTGAATTGTTTGTTAGTGAGATCCGTGTAGACGGAGGTAGCATGTTAAAGAGATTGCGTCCTGCACCACAGGGTCGCGCACACAGAATAAGAAAACGTTCCAACCACGTTACATTGGTTTTAGGAGCAAACAATAATACACAAAGCTAA
- the rpsS gene encoding 30S ribosomal protein S19 has protein sequence MARSLKKGPFVHYKLDKKISDNVESGKKAVIKTWSRASMITPDFVGQTIAVHNGKQFVPVYITENMVGHKLGEFSPTRSFRGHAGAKNKGKR, from the coding sequence ATGGCACGTTCATTAAAAAAAGGACCTTTCGTTCATTATAAATTAGACAAGAAGATTTCCGATAACGTTGAATCTGGAAAAAAAGCGGTTATTAAGACCTGGTCAAGGGCTTCTATGATCACTCCGGATTTTGTGGGGCAAACTATTGCTGTGCACAACGGGAAACAATTCGTACCTGTTTATATTACAGAGAACATGGTAGGTCACAAGTTAGGAGAATTTTCACCTACAAGATCTTTTAGAGGTCACGCAGGTGCAAAAAATAAAGGTAAAAGATAA